One genomic region from Conexibacter woesei DSM 14684 encodes:
- a CDS encoding carbamoyltransferase family protein — MREWILGVGASHNGGACLIGDGELVVAIQEERLTRVKRSRLRPAFDTLAIRYCLDAAGIGVGDLALVAVSRDEPVALPESDLARNPLLAGDAAGAARGDAGAARALPPIAYVSHHRAHAAAAWFQSGFEDAAVLVIDGLGSPLEDCDPHERAVARRDGWETLSIYDCTAGRLRCVHKDVAPDRSWLSIGDRGMARFAGIGGMYSAVARQLFGEYLEAGKVMGLAPYGRPSLAPERFCRVADDGELTFLDDVPALFPGDARWPEHEVEYSDLAASVQAALEHAVLWAAAQARALTGSRRLAYAGGVALNCLANERIVREAGFDDVFVMPAAEDSGTSIGAAVAGAVEQGLTLRRRRIVRDAPGRGYGEVSGRAAIAAFPGAAGPPVGASPDVLAAALAAGAAVGWFHGGAELGPRALGSRSVLADPRRREVWPELNRRKGREGFRPLAPVVLAEHAEEWFELGPRPDSPFMLRVCAVREERRERIPAVVHVDGTARVQTLAEEANPPLHALLRAFHAATGVPVLVNTSFNAAGEPIVETPEDALWCAARLGLELVVLDGVAVALDGSAVDGARFVAAEHVCRRTAGRPAWAAEVETATPWGPARYWLEGAELRTLQELAERPLPLAAAGADPRREAVEQLRRRRLVRVERPA, encoded by the coding sequence ATGCGCGAATGGATCCTCGGCGTCGGTGCCTCGCACAACGGCGGCGCCTGCCTGATCGGCGACGGCGAGCTGGTCGTCGCGATCCAGGAGGAGCGCCTCACGCGCGTGAAGCGCTCGCGGCTGCGCCCCGCGTTCGACACGCTCGCGATCCGCTACTGCCTCGACGCCGCCGGGATCGGCGTCGGCGACCTCGCGCTCGTCGCCGTCAGTCGCGACGAGCCGGTCGCGCTGCCGGAGAGCGACCTCGCGCGCAACCCGCTGCTGGCCGGCGACGCGGCTGGCGCGGCCCGCGGCGACGCCGGCGCGGCCCGCGCGCTGCCGCCGATCGCGTACGTCTCCCACCACCGCGCGCACGCCGCGGCGGCGTGGTTCCAGTCCGGCTTCGAGGACGCGGCGGTGCTCGTGATCGATGGACTCGGCTCGCCGCTGGAGGACTGCGACCCGCACGAGCGCGCGGTTGCGCGGCGCGACGGCTGGGAGACGCTGTCGATCTACGACTGCACCGCCGGCCGCCTGCGCTGCGTTCACAAGGACGTCGCGCCCGATCGCTCGTGGCTGTCGATCGGCGACCGCGGGATGGCGCGCTTCGCCGGCATCGGCGGGATGTACAGCGCGGTCGCGCGGCAGCTGTTCGGCGAGTACCTGGAGGCCGGCAAGGTGATGGGGCTGGCACCGTACGGGCGGCCGTCGCTCGCGCCCGAGCGCTTCTGCCGCGTCGCCGACGACGGCGAGCTGACGTTCCTCGACGACGTCCCGGCGCTGTTCCCCGGCGACGCCCGCTGGCCCGAGCACGAGGTCGAGTACTCCGACCTCGCCGCCTCGGTGCAGGCGGCGCTGGAGCACGCGGTGCTGTGGGCGGCGGCGCAGGCGCGCGCGCTGACCGGCTCGCGCCGGCTCGCCTACGCCGGCGGCGTCGCGCTCAACTGCCTCGCGAACGAGCGGATCGTGCGCGAGGCCGGCTTCGACGACGTCTTCGTGATGCCGGCCGCGGAGGACAGCGGCACGTCGATCGGCGCGGCCGTCGCGGGAGCGGTTGAGCAGGGGCTGACGCTGCGCCGCCGCCGGATCGTGCGCGACGCGCCCGGCCGCGGCTACGGCGAGGTCTCCGGGCGGGCGGCGATCGCTGCGTTCCCGGGCGCGGCCGGCCCGCCGGTCGGCGCGTCGCCGGACGTGCTCGCGGCGGCGCTCGCCGCCGGCGCCGCGGTCGGCTGGTTCCACGGCGGGGCGGAGCTGGGGCCGCGCGCGCTCGGCAGCCGCTCGGTGCTCGCCGACCCGCGCCGCCGGGAGGTGTGGCCGGAGCTGAACCGGCGCAAGGGCCGTGAGGGCTTCCGCCCGCTCGCGCCGGTCGTGCTGGCCGAGCACGCGGAGGAGTGGTTCGAGCTGGGGCCGCGACCCGACAGCCCGTTCATGCTGCGCGTCTGCGCGGTGCGGGAGGAGCGGCGCGAACGGATCCCGGCGGTCGTGCACGTCGACGGGACCGCGCGCGTGCAGACGCTGGCGGAGGAGGCGAACCCTCCGCTGCACGCGCTGCTGCGCGCCTTCCACGCGGCGACGGGGGTGCCGGTGCTCGTCAACACGTCGTTCAACGCCGCCGGCGAGCCGATCGTCGAGACGCCCGAGGACGCGCTCTGGTGCGCGGCGCGGCTGGGGCTGGAGCTGGTCGTGCTCGACGGCGTCGCCGTCGCGCTCGACGGCTCCGCGGTCGACGGCGCGCGCTTCGTCGCCGCCGAGCACGTCTGCCGCCGCACCGCGGGGCGGCCGGCGTGGGCGGCGGAGGTCGAGACGGCGACGCCGTGGGGGCCGGCGCGCTACTGGCTGGAGGGCGCCGAGCTGCGGACGTTGCAGGAGCTCGCCGAGCGCCCGCTCCCGCTCGCGGCGGCGGGCGCGGATCCGCGCCGAGAGGCGGTCGAGCAGCTGCGGCGCAGGCGGCTCGTGCGCGTGGAGCGGCCGGCGTGA
- a CDS encoding non-ribosomal peptide synthetase, whose product MQRRAQAEPDAPAVHCPVEGTVSLGEVTARANRIAHALHVDCTVAPGEPVAVLCDRSVWTVAGALGVLNAGACHLPLSPQLPDERIALLLADSGCRVAVVQERWHARLRACGPAGLVLVDPERLGGDPRAGDPPAGAAGGRVATAPPARPRPGDAAALLYTSGSTGRPKGVVIEHRSLTNLVVALQPLLYEPLGGRAREALSAPVVFDAALQQTLSCLANGGTLFVLDDETRRDPRAFLTYLERHAVETVNVIASFLTALVDAGLGTHPLPALRHVVTGGEAVPATTIRRLFAGPAAQRLTVFSMYGPTETCVEATCFAVDRDTPVDWPHVPLGTPLPNVGVDVRDERLRPLPAGELGEICISGAGLARGYLHEPPGARPAFVAVPGVPGGRLYRTGDRGRVRPDDGVLEFAGRADGQVKVRGHRVELGEVEHALVAHPRVREAGVVAVAAPVGGTDLVGCVATGASAGPLDPGELRVFAATRLPPAAVPARWLVVRELPHLDNGKLDRRALAGLAGGGVEDRPRSAWSNRHSSASAGAAGAAGAADSRGPLEAGLAEIWSELLGVGAVGRDDDFYALGGHSLTAMQVVNRIGARWGVAPPVRVVLEHPTIAALAKALEPLLGKEAGAAPIPRAPAGGHHPLARGQERLWAVQQLDGAGAAYNVPVAMEQELPDRAALASALTVVAARHDSLRTAFRVVAGEPRQVVADAVEIPLAWLDLSAEADPEGAARAAVLRESERAFALDAAPLARAAVLDLGGGRAWVVLVLNHLVCDGWSIGILSRELNAAYRAALDATDPGLPPLPVRYVDYAAWDRARDVTAATAARAAALRGVAPWLELPADFARDPDAADAAGFGGATVSRVLDGSVAGGLRRTAAARRTTLASLLLALFAWLLQRVSRSEDVCLGMGVAGRPHRDLEGVVGYFVDVVPVRLRVTPELELDELLDAADDALRSALDAQDVPLDALVRALGLERRRGVTPLVNVMFAFQSFADLERDRPAAEPAGAGRGLALAQSRLVDVAPPTSKFDLTLYVYEATGELRLAFEYDDGLFAPATVERWLATLAQLAGELAAEAVT is encoded by the coding sequence GTGCAACGGCGCGCGCAGGCCGAGCCCGACGCGCCGGCGGTCCACTGCCCGGTCGAGGGGACCGTGTCGCTGGGGGAGGTGACCGCGCGCGCGAACCGGATTGCACACGCGTTGCACGTCGACTGCACGGTCGCGCCCGGAGAGCCCGTCGCCGTGCTGTGCGACCGCTCCGTCTGGACCGTCGCGGGCGCGCTCGGCGTGCTGAACGCCGGCGCCTGCCACCTCCCGCTCTCGCCGCAGCTTCCCGACGAGCGGATCGCGCTGCTGCTGGCCGACAGCGGCTGTCGCGTCGCGGTCGTGCAGGAGCGCTGGCACGCGCGGCTGCGCGCGTGCGGGCCGGCCGGGCTGGTGCTGGTCGACCCGGAGCGGCTCGGCGGCGACCCGCGCGCTGGCGACCCGCCCGCCGGCGCGGCTGGCGGGCGGGTCGCGACCGCCCCGCCCGCGCGCCCGCGGCCCGGCGACGCGGCGGCGCTGCTCTACACGTCAGGCTCGACCGGGCGGCCGAAGGGCGTCGTGATCGAGCACCGCAGCCTCACGAACCTCGTCGTCGCGCTGCAGCCGCTGCTGTACGAGCCGCTCGGCGGCCGCGCGCGCGAGGCGCTGTCCGCGCCCGTCGTGTTCGACGCCGCGTTGCAGCAGACGCTCTCGTGCCTGGCCAACGGCGGCACCCTCTTCGTGCTCGACGACGAGACGCGGCGCGATCCGCGCGCATTCCTCACGTATCTCGAACGACACGCCGTCGAGACCGTCAACGTCATCGCCTCGTTCCTGACGGCGCTCGTCGACGCCGGCCTCGGCACGCACCCGCTGCCGGCGCTGCGGCACGTCGTGACCGGCGGGGAGGCGGTGCCGGCCACGACGATCCGGCGCCTCTTCGCCGGCCCGGCGGCGCAGCGGCTGACCGTCTTCAGCATGTACGGGCCGACGGAGACGTGCGTCGAGGCGACCTGCTTCGCGGTCGATCGCGACACGCCGGTCGACTGGCCGCACGTCCCGCTCGGCACGCCGCTGCCGAACGTCGGGGTCGACGTGCGCGACGAGCGCCTGCGGCCGCTTCCCGCGGGCGAGCTGGGGGAGATCTGCATCTCCGGCGCCGGGCTGGCGCGCGGCTACCTGCACGAGCCGCCGGGCGCGCGGCCCGCGTTCGTCGCCGTGCCCGGCGTGCCCGGCGGTCGCCTCTACCGCACCGGGGACCGCGGCCGCGTGCGGCCGGACGACGGCGTGCTGGAGTTCGCCGGCCGGGCGGACGGCCAGGTGAAGGTGCGCGGCCATCGCGTCGAGCTGGGCGAGGTCGAGCACGCGCTCGTCGCCCACCCACGCGTGCGCGAAGCGGGCGTGGTCGCCGTCGCCGCGCCCGTCGGCGGCACCGACCTCGTCGGCTGCGTCGCGACGGGGGCGAGCGCCGGTCCGCTCGACCCCGGCGAGCTGCGCGTGTTCGCCGCCACTCGTCTCCCGCCCGCTGCCGTGCCGGCACGCTGGCTCGTCGTGCGCGAGCTGCCCCATCTCGACAACGGCAAGCTCGACCGGCGCGCGCTGGCGGGCCTCGCCGGTGGAGGAGTGGAGGATCGGCCACGCTCAGCGTGGTCGAATCGCCATTCCTCCGCGTCGGCGGGCGCGGCGGGCGCGGCGGGCGCAGCCGACTCGCGCGGCCCGCTCGAAGCGGGGCTGGCCGAGATCTGGAGCGAGCTGCTCGGGGTTGGCGCGGTCGGCCGCGACGACGACTTCTACGCGCTCGGCGGGCACAGCCTCACCGCGATGCAGGTCGTCAACCGGATCGGAGCCCGCTGGGGCGTCGCGCCGCCGGTCCGCGTCGTGTTGGAGCACCCGACGATCGCCGCGCTCGCGAAGGCGCTGGAGCCGCTGCTGGGGAAGGAGGCGGGCGCCGCGCCGATTCCGCGCGCGCCGGCGGGCGGCCACCACCCGCTCGCGCGCGGCCAGGAGCGGCTGTGGGCGGTGCAGCAGCTCGACGGCGCGGGGGCCGCGTACAACGTGCCGGTCGCGATGGAGCAGGAGCTGCCCGATCGCGCCGCGCTCGCGAGTGCGCTCACCGTCGTCGCAGCACGGCACGACAGCCTGCGGACGGCGTTCCGCGTCGTCGCCGGGGAGCCGCGACAGGTGGTCGCCGACGCGGTCGAGATCCCGCTGGCCTGGCTCGACCTGTCGGCCGAAGCGGACCCGGAGGGAGCCGCGCGCGCGGCGGTCCTGCGCGAGAGCGAGCGCGCGTTCGCGCTCGACGCCGCCCCGCTCGCCCGCGCCGCGGTGCTCGACCTCGGCGGCGGCCGCGCGTGGGTCGTCCTGGTCCTCAACCACCTCGTCTGCGACGGCTGGTCGATCGGCATCCTCTCGCGCGAGCTGAACGCCGCCTACCGCGCGGCGCTGGACGCAACCGACCCCGGCCTCCCGCCGCTGCCCGTCCGCTACGTCGACTACGCCGCCTGGGACCGCGCGCGCGACGTCACGGCGGCGACGGCCGCACGCGCCGCGGCGCTGCGCGGCGTCGCGCCGTGGCTGGAGCTGCCGGCGGACTTCGCGCGCGATCCGGACGCCGCCGACGCAGCCGGCTTCGGCGGCGCAACCGTCTCGCGCGTCCTCGACGGCTCCGTCGCCGGCGGCCTGCGGCGCACGGCGGCGGCACGCCGCACGACGCTTGCGTCGCTCCTTCTGGCGCTGTTCGCGTGGCTGCTGCAGCGCGTCAGCCGCAGCGAGGACGTCTGTCTCGGGATGGGCGTCGCGGGCCGTCCGCACCGCGACCTGGAAGGCGTCGTCGGCTACTTCGTCGACGTCGTGCCGGTGCGTCTGCGGGTCACCCCCGAGCTGGAGCTTGACGAGCTGCTGGACGCGGCCGACGACGCCCTGCGGTCGGCGCTCGACGCGCAGGACGTGCCGCTCGACGCGCTCGTCCGCGCGCTGGGGCTGGAGCGCCGGCGCGGCGTGACGCCGCTCGTCAACGTGATGTTCGCGTTCCAGAGCTTCGCCGACCTCGAACGCGACCGACCCGCCGCGGAGCCCGCCGGCGCCGGCCGCGGCCTCGCGCTCGCGCAGTCGCGGCTCGTCGACGTCGCGCCGCCGACCTCGAAGTTCGACCTCACGCTGTACGTCTACGAGGCGACCGGCGAGCTGCGGCTGGCGTTCGAGTACGACGACGGGTTGTTCGCGCCCGCGACGGTCGAGCGCTGGCTGGCGACGCTCGCGCAGCTCGCCGGGGAGCTGGCCGCGGAGGCGGTCACGTGA